In one window of Desulfovibrio sp. DNA:
- the cobI gene encoding precorrin-2 C(20)-methyltransferase yields MTGVLYGVGVGPGASDLLTLRAVNALGKVDVILAAASPKNDYSAALETARPHLRADARMLRLEFPMTRDRAVLRDAWRVAAEKTQQVLEGGENAAFLTIGDPLVYSTFGYLMQTLRERAPHLPIEIIPGITSIQAAAARAGVILCENGETLRIIPGINSRDELEKALDGADTAVILKAYRNLPAIADALRATGRLDSCILASHVEQPAENLRHGLDPEQGTPPYMSLIISRKPVSND; encoded by the coding sequence ATGACAGGAGTTTTGTACGGCGTGGGCGTCGGGCCAGGCGCTTCGGACCTGCTGACGCTGCGGGCGGTGAATGCCCTTGGCAAGGTGGACGTGATTCTGGCGGCGGCTTCGCCCAAAAATGACTATTCCGCCGCGCTGGAAACCGCCCGGCCACACTTGCGGGCCGACGCGCGCATGCTGCGTCTGGAATTTCCCATGACGCGGGACCGCGCCGTGCTGCGCGATGCCTGGCGCGTGGCCGCCGAAAAAACGCAGCAAGTCCTGGAAGGCGGCGAAAACGCGGCCTTTCTGACCATTGGCGATCCCCTTGTCTACAGCACCTTTGGCTATCTCATGCAGACACTCAGGGAGCGCGCGCCGCACCTGCCCATTGAGATCATCCCCGGCATTACCTCCATTCAGGCGGCAGCCGCGCGCGCGGGCGTCATTTTGTGCGAGAACGGCGAAACCCTGCGCATCATTCCCGGCATCAACAGCCGCGACGAGCTTGAAAAAGCCCTTGATGGGGCTGATACCGCCGTTATCCTCAAGGCGTACCGCAACCTTCCGGCCATTGCGGACGCCCTGCGCGCCACAGGAAGGCTGGACTCCTGTATTCTGGCCAGCCATGTGGAGCAGCCCGCCGAAAATCTGCGCCACGGGCTGGACCCGGAACAAGGCACCCCGCCCTATATGTCGCTGATCATCAGCAGAAAACCCGTGAGCAACGACTAG
- the hypE gene encoding hydrogenase expression/formation protein HypE codes for MEDCLLLDAGSGGRASQRLVSQCFFRHFANPLLERMDDAALLTDIRGPLAMSTDSYTVTPLFFPGGSIGSLAVHGTVNDVAMLGARPRYLSCAFILEEGLALETLERVTADMAAAAREAGVLIVTGDTKVVPRGACDKIFINTTGIGEVFANPAPSGHSARPGDAVLVSGAMGDHGLTVMGSREGLSFLTDVASDSAPLNHMIADIFEAAGEVHVLRDPTRGGLATTLNEIAEQSQMGILLDETAIPVHEAVRNGCSFLGLDPLYLANEGKCICIVPEDRADAALEAMRRSPYGKEAARVGTVTEGKAQVSLQTRIGGRRLLGMLEGAQLPRIC; via the coding sequence ATGGAAGACTGTCTTCTTCTGGATGCGGGCAGCGGTGGCCGCGCCTCGCAGCGTCTTGTGTCCCAGTGCTTTTTCCGCCACTTCGCCAATCCTTTGCTGGAGCGCATGGATGACGCGGCCCTGCTGACCGACATTCGCGGCCCTCTGGCCATGAGCACAGACTCCTACACCGTGACGCCCCTGTTTTTTCCCGGCGGCAGCATCGGCAGCCTGGCCGTGCACGGCACCGTCAATGACGTGGCCATGCTGGGCGCTCGCCCCCGCTACCTCAGTTGCGCCTTCATCCTTGAAGAAGGCCTTGCGCTGGAAACGCTCGAGCGCGTCACCGCCGACATGGCGGCTGCGGCCCGCGAAGCCGGGGTGCTCATCGTCACTGGTGACACCAAGGTTGTCCCCAGGGGGGCCTGCGACAAAATATTTATCAATACCACTGGCATAGGCGAAGTTTTCGCCAATCCTGCCCCGTCAGGACACAGCGCGCGCCCCGGTGACGCGGTGCTGGTGAGCGGAGCCATGGGCGATCACGGCCTCACGGTGATGGGCAGCCGCGAAGGGCTGTCGTTTCTGACGGACGTGGCTTCGGATTCCGCACCCCTCAACCACATGATCGCGGACATTTTCGAAGCCGCCGGTGAAGTGCATGTGCTGCGCGATCCCACGCGCGGCGGTCTTGCCACCACGCTGAACGAGATTGCCGAACAGTCGCAAATGGGCATTCTTCTGGACGAAACGGCCATTCCCGTGCACGAGGCCGTGCGGAACGGCTGTTCGTTTTTGGGGCTGGACCCCCTGTATCTGGCCAATGAGGGCAAATGCATCTGCATCGTGCCCGAGGACAGGGCCGATGCCGCGCTTGAGGCCATGCGCCGCTCGCCCTATGGCAAGGAGGCTGCGCGCGTGGGCACGGTCACGGAGGGCAAGGCGCAGGTGAGCCTGCAAACCCGCATCGGCGGCCGCCGCCTGCTGGGCATGCTTGAAGGGGCGCAATTGCCGCGCATTTGCTGA
- the hypD gene encoding hydrogenase formation protein HypD, which yields MQLEQAFQDPQLCRGLLDRLNRALDGRSMRFMEVCGTHTVSIFQSGLRSLLPDTVAHLSGPGCPVCVTHDAEVAAFLDLAERDRVIIATFGDLLRVPGPGGRSLKHAQAQGARVEIIYSPLDALTLAEQNPGDTVVFLGIGFETTAPTVAATLLTARQRKLENFCVLSLHKLVPPALRALLDDSQCAVEAFLLPGHVSTILGLEPYAFLADKYRVPGVVGGFQPADILLALCMMAEQIRDNAPAVVNAYPRAVGNEGNPRARALLDQFFTPADALWRGIGSIPMSGLTLRPEYQDLDAMVRLDLKLPDVPPLPGCRCGDVLKGRMAPPDCPLFGKKCTPATPVGPCMVSTEGSCAAYFKYSER from the coding sequence ATGCAACTGGAACAAGCCTTTCAGGATCCCCAGCTCTGCCGCGGCCTGCTGGACCGCCTCAACCGTGCGTTGGACGGGCGCTCCATGCGCTTTATGGAAGTGTGCGGCACCCATACGGTATCCATTTTTCAGAGCGGCCTGCGCTCTCTGCTCCCCGACACGGTGGCCCATCTTTCCGGGCCGGGCTGTCCCGTCTGTGTCACGCATGACGCTGAAGTGGCCGCCTTTCTTGATCTGGCTGAGCGCGACAGGGTCATTATCGCCACTTTTGGGGATCTTTTGCGCGTTCCCGGCCCCGGCGGACGCAGCCTCAAGCACGCACAGGCCCAGGGCGCGCGCGTGGAGATCATCTATTCACCCCTGGACGCCCTGACCCTGGCGGAGCAAAACCCCGGCGACACCGTGGTTTTTCTGGGCATAGGCTTTGAGACCACGGCCCCCACCGTGGCCGCCACCCTGCTGACGGCCCGCCAGCGCAAGCTTGAAAATTTCTGCGTACTTTCCCTGCACAAACTGGTTCCCCCGGCGCTGCGCGCCCTGCTGGACGACAGCCAGTGCGCTGTGGAGGCTTTTTTGCTGCCGGGGCACGTGTCCACCATCCTTGGGCTGGAGCCTTACGCCTTTCTTGCGGATAAATACCGTGTGCCCGGTGTGGTGGGCGGCTTTCAACCCGCCGACATCCTTCTTGCCCTGTGCATGATGGCCGAACAGATACGCGACAATGCCCCGGCCGTGGTCAATGCCTATCCCCGGGCTGTGGGCAATGAGGGCAATCCTCGCGCCCGCGCGCTGCTGGATCAGTTTTTCACCCCTGCGGACGCCCTGTGGCGCGGCATTGGCAGCATTCCGATGAGCGGCCTCACCCTGCGGCCGGAATACCAGGATCTGGACGCCATGGTGCGCCTTGATCTCAAACTGCCCGATGTGCCTCCCCTGCCCGGCTGTCGTTGCGGGGACGTGCTCAAGGGCCGCATGGCGCCGCCGGACTGTCCCCTGTTTGGCAAAAAGTGTACCCCTGCCACGCCCGTGGGGCCGTGCATGGTGTCGACCGAGGGCAGCTGCGCCGCCTACTTCAAATATTCGGAGAGATAA
- the argC gene encoding N-acetyl-gamma-glutamyl-phosphate reductase, with product MKTFKAGLVGITGYAGMELARLLASHPCMRLSMACSRAEAGKRLGEYYPFLEHMPGSDIVISVFDAELAAKECDVVFLAVPAGTAMGMAAPLIKAGTRVVDLSADFRLRDPEIYTAWYRQEHTHKDILHKAVYGLPELYAAEISRASLIANPGCYPTSVILGLYAAIKNGLVHTDDIVVDAKSGATGAGRKAAVGTLFCEVSDNFRAYGLPTHRHTPEIEQEVSLLAGHEVRLSFNTHILPLNRGILSTIYTKLKDPATTLAQVREAFMSTWAHSPWIRVLPKGSLPETRFVRGSMFCDLGLVVDPRTGRLTILSAIDNLCRGASGQALANANLMCGLPVGTGLDMLAPLA from the coding sequence ATGAAGACATTCAAAGCGGGTCTGGTGGGCATTACGGGATATGCGGGCATGGAACTGGCGCGGCTTCTGGCGAGCCATCCTTGCATGCGCCTCAGCATGGCCTGCTCACGGGCCGAGGCGGGCAAACGCCTGGGCGAATACTATCCTTTTCTGGAGCATATGCCCGGATCGGACATTGTCATAAGCGTTTTTGATGCGGAACTGGCCGCCAAAGAATGCGACGTGGTCTTTCTTGCCGTGCCTGCGGGCACAGCCATGGGCATGGCCGCGCCGCTGATCAAGGCCGGAACCAGGGTTGTGGATCTTTCGGCCGACTTTCGCCTGCGCGATCCCGAAATCTATACTGCCTGGTACAGGCAGGAACACACCCACAAGGACATCCTGCACAAGGCCGTGTACGGCCTGCCCGAACTGTATGCGGCCGAGATATCCCGCGCCAGCCTCATCGCCAACCCCGGTTGTTACCCGACCTCGGTGATTCTGGGCCTGTACGCGGCAATCAAGAACGGCCTTGTGCATACAGACGACATTGTGGTGGACGCCAAATCCGGCGCCACGGGCGCAGGGCGCAAAGCCGCCGTCGGCACGCTTTTTTGCGAGGTGTCGGACAATTTCCGCGCCTATGGCCTGCCCACCCACAGGCATACCCCGGAAATCGAGCAGGAAGTTTCCCTGCTGGCCGGGCATGAGGTGCGCCTCTCATTCAATACCCACATCCTGCCGCTCAACAGGGGCATTTTGTCCACCATCTATACGAAGCTGAAAGACCCTGCCACCACGCTGGCTCAGGTGCGCGAGGCCTTCATGAGCACCTGGGCGCACAGCCCCTGGATACGCGTGCTGCCCAAGGGCTCACTGCCAGAAACCCGCTTTGTGCGCGGCAGCATGTTCTGCGACCTTGGTCTTGTGGTAGACCCGCGTACGGGCAGGCTCACCATTTTGTCGGCCATCGACAATCTGTGCCGTGGCGCTTCGGGGCAGGCCCTGGCCAACGCCAACCTCATGTGCGGCCTGCCCGTGGGCACCGGCCTCGACATGCTGGCTCCCCTGGCCTGA
- a CDS encoding DUF1844 domain-containing protein has protein sequence MSQKPCGCSSGPMPEVTFSTFILSLASSALVHLGEVPSPDTGATEVDLPLAKHSIDVLEMLHDKTQNNLDDQERKLLEGILYELRLKFVIKCGPNCECLSGKERKPA, from the coding sequence ATGAGCCAGAAACCCTGTGGATGCTCATCCGGGCCCATGCCTGAAGTGACGTTTTCTACCTTTATTCTTTCGCTGGCCTCATCAGCGCTGGTGCACCTGGGTGAAGTTCCCAGCCCTGACACCGGAGCCACGGAGGTCGATCTGCCCCTGGCCAAGCACAGCATCGACGTGCTTGAGATGCTGCACGACAAAACGCAGAACAACCTTGACGACCAGGAACGAAAGCTGCTTGAAGGCATACTCTACGAGCTGCGCCTGAAATTTGTCATAAAGTGCGGGCCCAATTGCGAATGCCTGTCCGGCAAAGAGCGAAAGCCCGCGTAA